AAGGGTGACTGTGAGATGGCGCTGGTGAGGCCGATGGCGGTGTTCCCAGAGGTAAATGCCCTGCCAGGTCCCCAGTGCGAGGCGCCCGTCGGCAACCGGAATGGTGAGCGTGGTCTGGGTGATGGCACTGCGTACATGGGCCGGCATGTCGTCCGGGCCTTCCATGTCGTGTTCGAACAGCGGGTCGCCGTCGGGGATCAGGCGCGCAAGAATGCGCTCCAGGTCGCGCTGCACGGAGGGGTCGGCGTTTTCCTGAATCAGCAGCGACGCACTGGTGTGGTGAATGAACACATGGCACAGACCGGACCGGATGCCGCTCTGGGTCACCCTGCGGCTGACTTCCCTGGTCATGTCGATGAGACCGCGCCCGTCGGTGCGGATGGACAGTGATTCATGGTGCATGGGCGTCTGGTGCATCCTTGTTCAACGGTGGAATGGCTTTCGTTCACCAGCCCGGCACTTTACCATTCCCGGTTCCACTGTTTGATGGCAAGGAGACGAAGCATGGCACGAGGTGATCAGCGCTCGCGTCGCGGAAAGATCGCGCGCGGCAGCTACGGCAAGACGCGGCCCAAGGCGTCCAAGGTGCGCAAGCAGCGGCGCGACGCCGCAAAGTAACCGCACGGCGGCGGTGGCCGGACCACGCGGCCGCCGCCGTCCGGCGGTATCTGAATCTGCTTCACCCTCAGTAATCGTCCCTGTCCACCACCATCAGCCGTGGCGCACCCTCCGGCGTCCCCGGTGGCCGTACTTCACGCACCAGGAACGGCCGCCCCAGGGCGTTGACCCACTCTTCCACGGCGCGTGCCTCCAGTTGACCGCCCGGGTGCCCGGTATAAGCGAGGATGGTCATCCGTCCTCCAGGCATCAAAAGAGTACTCGCCTGCCGCAGC
The DNA window shown above is from Aquisalimonas sp. 2447 and carries:
- a CDS encoding secondary thiamine-phosphate synthase enzyme YjbQ; translated protein: MHHESLSIRTDGRGLIDMTREVSRRVTQSGIRSGLCHVFIHHTSASLLIQENADPSVQRDLERILARLIPDGDPLFEHDMEGPDDMPAHVRSAITQTTLTIPVADGRLALGTWQGIYLWEHRHRPHQRHLTVTLQGS
- a CDS encoding 30S ribosomal protein THX, which produces MARGDQRSRRGKIARGSYGKTRPKASKVRKQRRDAAK